The Drosophila sulfurigaster albostrigata strain 15112-1811.04 chromosome 3, ASM2355843v2, whole genome shotgun sequence genomic sequence tatttgtagtaATATACAAATCGCTGCTTGGTTTTTACCACCAGTTCAAGTGCACAATGTGACCAGCACTTGCCATTAGTTTTTACACGCACTTTCACCCCAATTTGAATTCCACACATGCAGCCTAGCAGAGCAGTCAAACAGTGCAAAGCGAAAAACCGGCATGTTGTTAACGATGGCGGGAGGTTGACGCCATGCCAGCTTGCTCTATTGTCACGTATGCCACAAAATTTTGTAGccggcttttgtttttttcttttttgctgatttgtttttcttaaattcatttcattcgtTTCGTCTTTCCAAAATCCGAATTTGTTTACCTCCAGCGTTCGCATTTTCAAGTAACTCCAAACTCCGCTGACAAAGCGTAAATTTACACTTGTGTTTACTTCTTTATCTGCGTCCTCTTCTCTCTCATACTCTTTTCTCTTTGCATTTGACTTGTGCATATGTTGTTGCTTTCGAATTATTTATAACTGTACCGAAGCCCATGGAATTTGATACGTTTTCTGTAGATTCCAGTTACAGCGCGACATTTCCCATTAGATATTCCCATTTCTAAGTCCACGTGTTTGAACGCTCTGAAGTAACAGTTACACTTCCAGCCACCTGTTGCCATTCTGAAATTGATcgtcaataattttaatagtttatgGCATTAACTTTATGTAATTCATTGTGTACTTACATGAAAAACAAGTTTCCAATTAACTAGATCATTGCACCTGCAATAGAAGAGGAATTTTAAGAAAGAGACTCATGCTtaaatattcaacatttattaaGCCTAAAGTTTAAATCCCCTAATAGTGTAATTCTTCCtttaaaatggaaatagaaaCTAATTGACTTCCAGAAGGATCCTGTGTAAGGCCATTAACGCCTATCTACCGCTTAATTTATTATCAGCtataaatacgtatacgtattacACTTGAAAAATGTTATCGTAACAGAACTCAAAttccattttcaaaatatattgataaagaACCCCGCTTAGAGATCGGTCTATACGACATTTCAAAACAAAGCCAAGCTCAATTGGGGGCTTATCAAACGCCTATAAAGGTTAATGtcattgaaataatttcaaaatcgaATCTTTCTAAATTAAAGTATTCAAATCTTACGacgcaaaaacattttttgcttaaattgctctcaaaaaaattttaattgcatgttaCTTTTCCAGTTAATGAATCAGAAAGTTGTCAAACATATAgaatattgataataattaGGAACAGAAGGTGTGATTGTTAGTATTCATGAGTCACTTGGTTGTGTTCTTGATAATATAATCCGTAGTTTGCCATGataaaagcaatttttttttgcaagcaCTTTAAAACCATTAAATagattaaacaatttattgttcTGATTTATTTGAGTGGAGTGAACTTCacatagttttcaatttaacagTTTCTGCATCGATAATCCGTTGACCTCAAGCCCCGAGTGCGAAGGTTAAATAGCATATAGCTCAGCTCAAGACCCTCACCAGGCCTCTGAGCGTTCGAAAGGTTCGCCAATATTACGTTTTTTGTcttgttttcgttgtttttacaataaacaattagCCTCAgccataaaaacaaacaaacatagaAACTAATGAATTCCCATATCTATATGCATGTATCTGCATGGCTCTATGAATGTGTTTGTAggttttttactatttttatacccagTATTTATTGAATGCAAGGGTATAATGCATGATGACAGAAAATATAACAGATCAGAGCAAGATTATTTTATGCCTGCTTTAAAtgtagttatttttaaagtagtaATCTTTCATTCGCATCTGTTAAATATCAGAAATGTTAGTACTTGATTGGCTATCTATGTATCAGTTAAAAATCTGTCAGCGACTCCAATTATCTGTATATCTTGGagtatattttgatagttcagaaaatatacaaaaaaatcatttttttacaCTTATATCATGTATATTCCTGATATAataggtatctcacagtcgaacacctTTGACGCTAGCTTTCTTTCTGGTTTTTTGAATTGTAAAGCTAACCTGCCCGGCAAGTTGGCCACGCGATTCGACACTTTGCGAACGACAGTGACCCACAAAGTTTTGGACTCTAGCATAGGGCCAATGGCCGAAATTGaacaattcataaattatagtttttttcatttttaaaaatgtaatcaatAATGATTGTCGCCAATTGTCGTGATGTTTGTGGGGGAAAAGTGAAAGCCACGTTTCAGCCTTGGGTTCTACAGCGTTTACGGAACTGCTCTGGCGTCGGGTCACCTGTTGTTCCGCCAGGTAGTTCAACTACAATTTCCGCGCATGCCAGGAATTCTGATTGCTTTATTTCGTTTAATCATAATGAATTCCATTAAGTGCCAAATTAACAGCTGCTTTTGCCATACGTGTATTCGTATTTTTGGCCAAAATTAGACGCCCCTTTTGGCAACCGGTTCGGATATTTTAACTGATTTTATTTGATTCGATTACAATCAGGTATGACTCGTATTCGATTGGGGATATACATTCATTCCATTAATATTTTAAGGCGTCCTAATACGTACGGTTTAAAGATATTCTCCGAAAACACGGTGCAGTACAGGAGGAACGTTccttcttttaaattattattattattcccaATATGtcttttttgattaaaaaaagcCTTTATCTTAAATGCACATGTAATTCTTCCCTAATATTCTAGTGTTATCTTTagtgttatatttatttgttcctCTACAGTTTTCTCTAGATTGTAATCGATTCTAACCAAATAAACCTTTCTATCTTCTTTACATTTTCAAGCCCTGAAATATTTTTACCTGCTCCCAATTAAGTGTTTCTCCCCCTTAGTCAAATAAAGTGTTAACTCTTGAcctatgtaaatattttgtttttttcacgAAACgggaattttattttaaacccGAGTTCACACCTATCTTATCAGTCCATCTAGACTCTCTAGATTCCGAAAGTTGTGCAACTGATTGTCCCTATATAGAACgtcattaatttattgattacgTACTAATAAAAATCCAACTGCCGCgtaattgaatgaaatgaaatttatattctcTAAATTCCGATGGCGCCGccataaatatagtataacaCATAATATTGGCAAATTGCGAGCATTTTGAGTGAAATACGAGATGATTTTGGTGATTTGCACACGACACGTTCATTGGAATGGTTAGCGAAGTAACTCAATTGACTGAACGCTGATTGAACTTAATTTTCCAATTCGCATTCTCTCTTCTGTATGTTCTCAATTGTTTAAAGCTAACATTTGCTCATATCTTATCGATACTATGTCCAAGTTATCGCTATTGCCGACTAATGCAAcgattgcatattttttgttgttgcagattTTGCGGTTACACTGCGCAGCAAAATTCTGTTCCTGGACAAGCAAATGCAGATAATTGCCTCGGCAGCGCACGAATACGAAGAACTCTCCGCACTGACATTCGATGAATCCGAGGAATTGATCTACTTCAACGACAAGAAACATCAAAATGGCAGCATCTTCTCGCTGCGTCACGATGCCGCAGCCAGTTCTGCAATTGTGGAACAGGCGGTGCAGCGAACGGGCAACGAATCGGTAGCCGGACTGGCCTTTGATCCCCTCAATCGTAATCTCTACTGGGCGGACATGCACAAGGCCCAGATCTTGTTTGCCAGCATCGATACGCTTGCCAAGGAGCCGCCCAAGGTACTCGTCGATCTGCATGTGGAAGGCGGACGACCGGATGGCGTTGCTGTCGACATCTGTCGTCGGAAACTGTACTGGACCAACTGCAAGATCGGTCATGCGAGCGTGGAGCGCATTGGACTGGATGGCAAGAATCGTGAAACGCTAATTCAGGACGATATTGATATGCCACGCGGTATTGCGGTGGATCAAGTAACGGATCGTCTCTACTGGATCGATGATAAGAATGGCATCTTCTTTGCCGTGGAGAGCTCTAAACTAGATGGCAGTGATCGTCAGCTGGTCGTTCAGGATAAGCATCAGGAACCACTGCAGTTGGCCATCACCAGTGATACCATCTACTGGACAGATCGTACGGACAGAGCGGTTTGGAGTTATCCCAAGCCAAGCTACGACACGCTACCCACATCGAATGCCACACAGAGTCCCGACGAAGTGCTGGAACAACCTCAAGCGGCCGTCAAGCGATTGGCCACCTGGAAGGAGGATATCTATGGCATTGTGGCGCGCACGGATTTCTATCAGCGTCTGCAGAAGGATGATAGTTGTAGCGGTGTCGTTAAGAAGATCAAGCAGCGTCTGGACAAAACTTTGAATGCAACACGCAGTCAAATCTCCGAACAGATGGATAAACTGCAGCAGGAGCATTGTCTGAACGGTGGCACCTTTTTCGCCCATAACAATTACTGCGTGTGTCGTTTGGGCTTCAAGGGTGCCCGTTGTGAGATCTCCGAGTGCCACAACTATTGTGTGCATGGCACCTGCGAAATCTCCGACCTTGGCTTCCCCAAGTGCTACTGTCAAACGAACTTCTATGGCGATCGCTGCGAATACTACAAGTGCAATGGTTATTGCCTCAACAACGGTCACTGCGTCGTGGACAAGGATAATAGCGACCTGAGCTGCGAGTGTCCCGAGAGCTTCAGTGGTGCACGATGCGAATTCAACAACACGGAGACATGTGCCGCCTATTGTCAGCTGCTAAAGCAGCAACCCGACACACCAGTACCCAACCATTGTTACGATGTGTAAGTATCTTGATCTTTACGTTTACTACCAATATTCTTAAAGGATATATAAAGATAGTGCTGATCAAGGAGGGAGTAAAATGTTTTCCCgagctaaatataaaactgTTTGCGGTAGTTGAAGGTCTCGGATATCATAACTATATGGCTGACCTGACTAACTCAACGCAGAACCCAAACAGTAAAAGCTTAGGAGGCTTCAAATTT encodes the following:
- the LOC133842272 gene encoding protein cueball gives rise to the protein MILYSSRHFVALALFLVANIFIPLDASPIGWDFAVTLRSKILFLDKQMQIIASAAHEYEELSALTFDESEELIYFNDKKHQNGSIFSLRHDAAASSAIVEQAVQRTGNESVAGLAFDPLNRNLYWADMHKAQILFASIDTLAKEPPKVLVDLHVEGGRPDGVAVDICRRKLYWTNCKIGHASVERIGLDGKNRETLIQDDIDMPRGIAVDQVTDRLYWIDDKNGIFFAVESSKLDGSDRQLVVQDKHQEPLQLAITSDTIYWTDRTDRAVWSYPKPSYDTLPTSNATQSPDEVLEQPQAAVKRLATWKEDIYGIVARTDFYQRLQKDDSCSGVVKKIKQRLDKTLNATRSQISEQMDKLQQEHCLNGGTFFAHNNYCVCRLGFKGARCEISECHNYCVHGTCEISDLGFPKCYCQTNFYGDRCEYYKCNGYCLNNGHCVVDKDNSDLSCECPESFSGARCEFNNTETCAAYCQLLKQQPDTPVPNHCYDVCEEMNSNGTSIAVYSRPSLCSSPTVFTGTVIIVLVSGTVACLALVALIVHGLRLMYKPKRPHIKKTFVVRKQARHNSSSDTPLTNRPLATEQCEITIENCCNMNICETPCFDPKLVEQQFAARDRKPCVKEDKKILIHNMDDDLMS